Genomic window (Microcaecilia unicolor chromosome 8, aMicUni1.1, whole genome shotgun sequence):
tttttacattttataaaatcAATCGTATAGTttatttgaaaatgtattttagaCACTTGATACATCGCTATTTGCAGTGTCGCATCCAAGTGGATTACAAGACATTAATGAGAAAAATGAGCAAATAGCAAAGTTTTAAGGGGATGTTTTAAGGACGGAAAAGAAGGTTGTAACTTAATAGCGgcaggtagtgtgttccatagtaaCCACCTTACATCCTTTGGTAGAGGAAGAACAAAGTGGTTTAAATCTTGTACAATGAAAAGCTGTAATTTGTCATAATGAAAGAAAGCAGGTGTAAAGCTGTTTGCTAACAATAGATGCCTCATCCTTCCCAGGCCCAGGGTAAATATGATCTTGTAAGATTGTCCCAGCAGTTCAGCACAGTACTGAGCTTATGAACTGCCATGATCGAGATGTTCAATTTTGTTAACCTGACTTCTGCTTTGTGGTAGGAATGCAGCAACTGTATGGTGACAGTGATGCTTTCTAGCTGATACAGTTTTCAGAGATACCTGGTGTATGATCTCCTGTGCTCTACTGAAATATTCTTACACAGAACAGAAATTGCAAACTGAAACTTGTTTGTCTGACTTATGTACCCggcagttggaggcagcccaaacTTGCGCACCTACTGGAACTTGTACCTCAGCAGACCTCGCGTGTTGCTCTTCGTGGTGGATTCTGCAGACAGCAAGCGCTTTCCTCTTGTCCGGCATGAGCTGCACCAGCTGTTGGCCGAACAGCCTGAACTTGCACTGATTGTGCTCGCTCACAAACAGGTGATGAAGGCTTCTGCATCTAAAATCAGGAGTTACTTCTTGAATGGAAGCCCCAGGAAGACATGAGCTCATTTACCTCTGCTGTCCACTCCGGAGTCTCTTCTGCTGTTTGGTTGCTAGGTTTTGCACATTCACaatacaggcaagtgagcagtgaagGAGAATTCTGGAAGGCAAGCGTGCACCAGGGCTGGGGTGGGTGCTTGGACAGATTACTACACCTTTAACATCTTTCCTGATCAGTATTTACTTGTTTCTCTCCAGGACCAAAATGATGCATTCAGTGCTTGTCAGATGCACAAAGAGTTGGCACTAGACCGGGTACAGAGGAAACGCAAGTTTGCCATCCTAGCAACCAGCCTCACGCAGCATGGAATGGGAGCTGCCAAAAGCATCCAGGACCTGAGAGCGTTGCTTGTTGAATTTCTCTTGTGACAGCTCCTGAGAGCATCTTATTAGGCCAATCCCAACAGTATCTCACAGCACGTTGGCCAAATTGAACATCTGGCATTGTCCCATACAACAGGGCAGATCTGGGGTTTTAGGAACTGGTGACCTCTGGTGTTGGGGCGGAAAGGATGAAAGTGATTCACATTTCCTCCCTGTACACCACCATCTAGAAGTCCTCTGTCCTGTCACCCTAGTCTCTGACCATTGCTATCCAGTTCTGACAGTGAGAGGGGGTGACAGGGACGCAACCCTCTAACAGCAGGACAATGTAAGCTTTTGATGCACTAAATGAGTGGTACCTCCATGCAGAAACCCATCTGAAAGGACAAAACAGTTGCACATTctgaatgttttgtatatttctcTTACAGCAGTATTTGCACTTTGGAATTATGTTTTATTAAATATGCCTGAAGCCTCAGTACGGTTGCTTTGTAACTCCTCAGCAGGTACTCCCTAAAGCCAACTAAGAATTTAGCAGTCCAGGAAGGCAGTGCACTCTCATGGCAGGACAAATTGGCCTAGCAGCTATAGTTCTACCCTACTAAACCTCATTTCAAACTGAAATTCACGTTATCAGCTTCTAGCTTAGATCATCTGAGGTGATAGAGCCCTAGCTGAACCTTCCTCTGCAGGCCTATTGTGACAAATTAATCCTTATTAGGGTCTGTTTCCTGCCAGTTTGTGAACTGACACAAACAAATTCATGTGTAGCTGGGGTAGTTTCATATAAGTCctaagaaaggaaagaagaaactgTCTACACGCAGGGCTTGCCATTTCCCCCCTACAGCCCTGCCTTTGAGCAGCAGAGGCTTGCCTAGGGCTTTCCTTCTGGCATGTTCCACCTCTTCTGACACAGTTTCCAGTGGGGCTGACGACAGCCTGTCTTTAGCTCTGCCTGCTTGGCAGAAGATTAGAGGGGGCAGGGATAGAGAAAGATGCTAGTCTGCAAGAGCAGGGACCCAAGGAGTGGAAGGAATATTTTGGTGTAGCCAGGGACCAGCCCTCACCCCACCTTCTGATGCCTTTGATAATGCAAGTCAAGCTTAGCACACTTCTGATGTGTTCtagtgtgcaaaaaaaaaaaatgcatgttaaACTGAGCTTAAACTTTGCCACAAGTTTCCTACAAAGAGTACACATGGTGGTTTAATATTTCCTAGAAGTATGTCCAACACTGGAAAAAAAGTGTgaaactttgatttttttttatttctcctctTCATACTGATTTTAATTCCAGCCCAAGAGAagtaaaagttttatttttatttacataaaTGAAAGTATCCATTGGGGAAGGGGTAATCAATGAGGGACCCCAGGTCTCAGTTAACAGAAGCCTGTGGCTACTGACATAGAACCCCCAAGGATGGCTTTAACTCCTAGTGACACAATAACCTCTGGTTTACCCCACCCCCTTCCAAGCCTTATgtaggggagggggcagcagtccCTACTTTGTCCTGCCCCAGCATCTCCATGTTGTAAAATAGCACCAGATCCATTGGGGATACATCAGAGTAGCAACTACCCCCAGCCCTAACTTTGGAGGAGTGGCTGGTCTCAGGGTCCACTGGGGCCTGTTTTTGAAAGAGGGAGCAGCCTTTGGAGCTTACTAGCCTACTAAATCTGTGAGAAGATATTTTTCTCTACTGGGCTCACAGTAGCCCTGCATTATTTATCTTGAAACAGTGTGGATTTTTACTTTTATCAGGGCCACAGTAAGCAAAAAGGACAagcagaaaggtaaaattatcaGACAAATTTGTAACAcaaacccccaccccctttctttcttaaaaaaaaaaaatgatctgacTATAAACTTGCATATAGAACTCCAACAACTTCAAATTAAACAAGTTTAAAAAGTGATTGAATAAACTTTTCatttgaagtttaaaaaaaaaaactattcttagttttattatcctatataataaaacgcacctccaacattctgaagctgactgcatggctgaggcattcctgctctctgtatccatctcctgaattgacatcacgtacttccgggttagtcacaagcagaagtgaccaaccacaagaggtttctcggcttcagaatgttggaggtgcattctattaaataggattggtcagttccttgaagcacagccagagctcagcttcctgcacagtaacgctcagacaccagaaagagagggggtggggggggagtatctctaggtcacacacacactctctctctcacacactctgtgtcccacagtcactcacacactctcttggtctcatacactcagtctcacagagagcctgtgtctcacacacactcttgctCGCATAcactgtttccatatcatcatgctgatcaatccatagactggtgggttgtgtccatctaccagcaggtggagatagcaatccttttgcctccctatatgtggtcatgtgctgccggaaactccccagtatgttctctatctcagcaggtggtggtcacacacagcagcagctctggctaggtctccaagcctaattcttaggttttgttgagtacctggggttgagggctcttcttgagcaagtgcaaacctggtggtgccaggtccctccttttctcccccctcccgctggctccgttaacaaaaaaaaaatttgaacgtcctttaagggcgtttatatcagcgtttattgcagctgctcactgggacaccagttcgttacagcttggagcgagaagcaggtaatttttaccttttgtagcgggcaggggctTCCCTGTTCGGTCTCcatgtggcttatggcgtcggagggcgagggcgtgaagaatcgctccccggaccacgTGTGCGCATCtagcgggggtttcaaagcctgaatcgccttttttgggcgtcagtttggagtccggtcagtgtcccggttcttcctccggtgcggcagtttttcccgccataaacgcccatcccccgctggtcccggttcttcctccggtgcggcggtttttcccgccataaacacccatcccccgctgctcccccccccccccccccattttggccggccactctgctcggacggcttcttatTGGGCcaccctcgaggtgggagacgttaatgctatggtcacCCTTGATtggggcgacggcaaaaaagcggcaaaagcgccgtttttcccgcgcggctcctcagagtttcgcgccggacgccattttgtatgcgcagcatgtttctcccccgctcttgcgagcgccggttgagggtgcgtctagggccgtggcccaggctgcagaagtgcacagtctggggggtttctcccctgagttcattttgctgctgcatcaggcttttcttacgcaaaacgctgcccctgctcccatgtccgataaaggggtggaggcctccggaagcaaacgccctcgggtggatttccaggccctagaggactctgtctcctctgatgtagatgagggcagcgtatccgagttctcccaacggtcctttggggattccttggaggagacggattcccgctctgatggagcggatgacccctctgcagcgcggatatttcgctcagaggatttgcccaacctgttagtgcaggccatgagcatcttGAAGATTTCctttccggaggacgtctctccctcagcatctgctggctctgccattatgctggggacgaagcgcccgcctagaaccttccatgtgcatgaagccatgcacaccttgatttcggctcaatgggatgtcccagaagcgagccttaaagtggctagggctatgtcccgcctctatcctctgcctgaaggtgaacgggaggcctttctttggcctaccgtggattctttaatcactgcggtgactaagaaaacggcgttgccggtggaaggtggcacggccctaaaggacgcccaagacaggagattggaggcggccttaaggtcgtccttcgaggcggctgctttaagtttgcaggcctcagtttgcggctcctatgtggccagggcgtgcctgacgattgtgcagcgggcttccccctcggatccttccttgagggctgattggccggccctagaatcgggcttggcctacttggcagacttgctgtatgatgtcgtgagagcctcggctaaaggcatggctcagacagtctctgcacggcgctggctttggctgaagcattggtctgctgaccacgcctctaagtcttgcCTGGCttagttgccttttaaaggcaagctgctctttggggtcgagctggacaagattgtgaccgatcgcGGCACGTCTaaaggcaagaggttaccggaggtcagggctcaggccagtggtgcccgccccggttcctccaaagggcggtttcaggaagcccgtcggtatcgcccgggcaagtcgggctcctctgccccctcttccttcaaaaggaacttctcccccaagcagcattcctttcgcagaccgccgtcccggaggtgcgtcttccggtcctcccccagggtctcgtacccaatgacagggcc
Coding sequences:
- the ARL10 gene encoding ADP-ribosylation factor-like protein 10 isoform X1 — protein: MAALRQLGAVLGAVVAAVGSVLFIAWRWHFCNRTRRGRYQLHYLPLQQKDSYDRQVLVLGLDGAGKSSILHYLTTNTVKERPEPTHGFNSLCVNTEGFKIDLLEIGGSPNLRTYWNLYLSRPRVLLFVVDSADSKRFPLVRHELHQLLAEQPELALIVLAHKQDQNDAFSACQMHKELALDRVQRKRKFAILATSLTQHGMGAAKSIQDLRALLVEFLL
- the ARL10 gene encoding ADP-ribosylation factor-like protein 10 isoform X2 encodes the protein MAALRQLGAVLGAVVAAVGSVLFIAWRWHFCNRTRRGRYQLHYLPLQKDSYDRQVLVLGLDGAGKSSILHYLTTNTVKERPEPTHGFNSLCVNTEGFKIDLLEIGGSPNLRTYWNLYLSRPRVLLFVVDSADSKRFPLVRHELHQLLAEQPELALIVLAHKQDQNDAFSACQMHKELALDRVQRKRKFAILATSLTQHGMGAAKSIQDLRALLVEFLL